A window of Exiguobacterium sp. FSL W8-0210 contains these coding sequences:
- the opp3b gene encoding oligopeptide ABC transporter permease, producing the protein MGRYLAQRLVYGVLTFLLIASFTFFLMDLLPGSPFQNQEKLSPEQLNILRDKYNLNDPLPQRYAAYMVNLFQGDLGVSFKYDSRPVTDLISERIGPSAQLGVQALVLGVLLGLVLGVVAALRHNTVVDYGAMFISVLGISVPSFVFASLLQYYVGVKWGALPVAFWESPAHTILPTISLSLGVTASIARFVRTEMLEVTGQDYVTLAKAKGLDGQSITWKHMVRNALIPAITILGPMTAALITGTFVIEKIFAVPGLGELFVSSITQNDYTVIMGTTLFFSAIFILMILIVDLLYGVVDPRIRLGGSK; encoded by the coding sequence ATGGGCCGTTATTTAGCTCAACGCCTGGTTTACGGCGTATTGACGTTTTTACTCATCGCTTCGTTCACTTTCTTCCTGATGGATCTGCTACCAGGTTCACCATTCCAGAACCAGGAGAAACTTTCTCCTGAACAGTTGAATATCCTTCGGGATAAGTACAATTTGAATGATCCACTACCACAACGCTATGCAGCGTACATGGTTAACTTATTCCAAGGAGACCTTGGTGTATCGTTCAAATATGACAGCCGTCCAGTTACGGATTTAATTTCTGAACGAATTGGACCATCGGCTCAACTTGGAGTTCAAGCACTCGTACTTGGTGTACTCTTAGGTCTCGTACTTGGTGTAGTTGCTGCACTTCGTCACAACACAGTTGTCGACTACGGAGCAATGTTCATCTCGGTTCTCGGGATTTCAGTACCATCTTTCGTATTTGCCTCACTCCTTCAGTATTATGTCGGCGTGAAATGGGGCGCTTTGCCAGTAGCGTTCTGGGAAAGTCCGGCGCATACGATTCTACCAACGATTTCGTTGTCTCTTGGGGTCACCGCCTCGATTGCCCGATTCGTAAGGACGGAAATGCTTGAGGTTACAGGTCAGGATTACGTCACGTTAGCTAAAGCAAAAGGCCTAGATGGTCAATCAATCACTTGGAAACACATGGTTCGGAATGCATTGATTCCTGCTATTACGATTCTTGGACCTATGACTGCTGCATTGATCACAGGTACATTTGTCATCGAAAAAATCTTTGCTGTACCTGGACTTGGTGAGTTGTTCGTATCGTCAATCACACAAAATGACTATACAGTTATCATGGGTACGACGCTGTTCTTCTCGGCAATCTTCATTCTCATGATTTTAATCGTCGACTTGCTATACGGTGTCGTTGATCCACGGATTCGTTTGGGGGGTAGTAAATAA
- a CDS encoding peptide ABC transporter substrate-binding protein, giving the protein MKKKTVGLALSVMLAGSAVLAGCSTGGGDKDSGSTDGKKNLRLTDTSDITTVDPAKATDSVAFNMIGNTMEGLYRLDKDGKAIPALAEKTDISSDNLTYTFTLRDSKWSDGSPVKAQDFEFAWKRAADPKTGSSYSYIFDTLKNGADVTQGKKPVDELGVKAIDDKTLEVKLERPAPYFLSLTSFGTYTPISEDFYKKNEKDFSLKPDKLLYNGPFVWESWKTDSKRVLKKNDNYWDKDAVKLDEVTISVVKDTSTVANLYDSNEIDYAGLTSEQVEAYKSKPEFKTALRSSIAYLKFNNEDATMKDVNARKAIARAIDPKGITDTLLANGSIPTTSFIPKDFVKDASGKDYTSDINWFDRDAKEAADLWKKANGDKKTTIELLSFDSEDAKKIGEYMKGQIEKNLPNVTVSIKQQPFKNKLDLEAKGDYQISYSLWGPDYQDPMSNLSIFESTNSQNDVKYKSAAYDKLLNAANDESDLTKRLDLFKQAEAQLIEKDQAIAPIYQAGSAYLSRPSVKDFNRQLFGADFQYKYVDVK; this is encoded by the coding sequence ATGAAGAAAAAAACAGTCGGTCTCGCTTTATCAGTCATGCTTGCAGGAAGCGCTGTGCTTGCTGGATGTTCGACAGGTGGCGGAGACAAAGATTCAGGTTCGACAGACGGCAAGAAAAATCTACGTTTAACGGACACTTCGGATATTACGACAGTGGACCCAGCGAAAGCTACGGATTCCGTCGCTTTCAACATGATCGGAAACACGATGGAAGGTCTTTATCGTTTAGACAAGGACGGAAAAGCGATTCCAGCACTTGCAGAAAAAACGGATATCTCAAGCGACAATTTGACGTATACGTTCACGCTTCGTGATTCGAAATGGTCAGACGGTTCACCCGTCAAAGCACAAGATTTTGAATTCGCGTGGAAACGTGCTGCTGATCCAAAAACAGGTTCTAGTTACTCATACATCTTTGACACGTTAAAAAACGGCGCTGATGTTACACAAGGTAAAAAGCCTGTTGATGAACTCGGTGTTAAAGCAATCGATGATAAAACGTTAGAAGTAAAACTCGAGCGTCCAGCTCCGTATTTCCTCTCACTGACATCGTTCGGTACGTATACACCGATCAGTGAAGACTTCTACAAGAAAAACGAAAAAGACTTCTCGCTCAAACCAGATAAATTGCTTTATAACGGGCCTTTCGTTTGGGAATCTTGGAAAACGGATTCAAAACGTGTCCTGAAGAAAAACGACAACTACTGGGATAAAGATGCTGTCAAACTCGACGAAGTCACGATCAGTGTCGTTAAAGATACGTCAACAGTCGCAAACTTGTATGATTCAAATGAAATTGATTACGCAGGTCTGACCTCAGAGCAAGTTGAAGCTTACAAATCGAAGCCTGAATTCAAGACAGCGCTTCGTTCTTCAATCGCTTATCTGAAGTTCAATAACGAAGATGCAACGATGAAAGATGTCAATGCACGTAAAGCAATCGCTCGTGCGATCGATCCAAAAGGTATCACGGATACGCTTCTTGCGAATGGTTCAATTCCAACAACAAGCTTCATTCCAAAAGACTTTGTCAAGGATGCATCAGGTAAAGACTACACGAGCGACATCAACTGGTTCGATCGTGACGCGAAAGAAGCAGCAGATCTTTGGAAAAAAGCAAATGGCGATAAGAAAACGACGATTGAATTGCTTTCGTTCGATAGTGAAGATGCGAAGAAAATCGGTGAGTACATGAAAGGTCAAATCGAGAAGAATCTTCCGAACGTCACTGTCTCAATTAAGCAACAGCCGTTCAAGAACAAACTCGATCTTGAAGCAAAAGGAGATTACCAAATCTCTTACTCACTTTGGGGTCCGGATTACCAAGATCCAATGTCTAACCTGTCCATCTTCGAATCAACGAACAGTCAAAATGACGTGAAGTACAAATCAGCTGCGTATGATAAATTATTAAACGCGGCAAACGACGAGTCAGATTTGACGAAGCGTTTAGATTTGTTCAAACAAGCTGAGGCACAATTGATTGAAAAAGATCAAGCCATCGCACCAATCTATCAAGCTGGTTCTGCATACTTGAGCCGTCCATCGGTTAAAGATTTTAACCGTCAATTGTTCGGAGCAGATTTCCAATACAAATATGTTGATGTGAAGTAA
- a CDS encoding DUF3899 domain-containing protein — protein MRSTYFRPVIVAVILVLLYTIWATMTDSTHSILYHLSGGLFIAGFLLVAVGFFSNMSANGFFRGMTAGFKKQREAKLREIDGDYYEDEDEEEEVLRKKQRRASARTKPYVSSGVIFIVVSLIISYF, from the coding sequence ATGCGATCGACGTATTTCCGACCGGTCATCGTTGCGGTCATTCTTGTTCTGCTTTACACGATTTGGGCAACTATGACGGATTCGACTCACAGCATCTTGTATCATCTGTCTGGTGGTTTATTCATAGCAGGATTCTTGTTAGTTGCAGTAGGATTCTTCTCGAATATGTCTGCTAACGGCTTCTTCCGCGGCATGACAGCTGGATTCAAAAAGCAGCGGGAAGCAAAGTTGCGAGAGATTGATGGAGATTATTACGAAGATGAAGACGAGGAGGAAGAAGTGCTTCGCAAAAAGCAACGCCGTGCTTCAGCACGGACGAAACCCTACGTCTCAAGCGGTGTCATCTTCATCGTCGTCTCGCTGATCATCTCCTATTTTTAA
- the trpS gene encoding tryptophan--tRNA ligase — MKTIFSGIKPTGTVTLGNYLGAMKHFVNLQDGHDAYYCVVDLHSITVDIDRVELMNNTRALAALYIASGLNPEKSTIFVQSEVKAHAQLGWMLTCLSGMGELERMTQYKDKSQGKERIGAGLFVYPTLMAADILLYDAELVPVGDDQKQHIELTRDLAQRFNSRYYETFTLPEPIIAESGARIMSLTTPDKKMSKSDQNPKGFISMLDAPDVIRKKVKSAVTDSEGIVKFDRENKPGVSNLLEIYSLLAGISIPALEAKYEGSNYGTFKADVAEAIIAELEPIQQRYYELIDSEELDQILDAGRDRAEAVAAKKLAKIEKAMGLQRKRAKVKK; from the coding sequence ATGAAAACGATTTTCTCAGGTATCAAACCAACAGGAACAGTGACGCTCGGAAATTACTTAGGTGCGATGAAACACTTCGTGAACTTACAGGACGGTCATGATGCGTATTATTGTGTCGTCGACTTGCACTCGATCACGGTCGATATCGATCGTGTCGAACTGATGAACAATACACGCGCCCTTGCTGCACTTTATATCGCAAGTGGTCTGAACCCAGAAAAATCAACGATCTTCGTTCAATCAGAAGTCAAAGCCCATGCGCAACTCGGCTGGATGTTGACGTGTCTCTCCGGGATGGGTGAGCTCGAGCGTATGACACAGTATAAAGATAAATCACAAGGAAAAGAGCGGATTGGAGCAGGGTTGTTCGTCTACCCAACACTCATGGCAGCTGATATCCTTCTCTACGACGCGGAACTCGTTCCGGTCGGTGACGATCAAAAACAACACATTGAGTTAACGCGCGATTTAGCCCAACGATTTAATAGCCGCTATTATGAGACGTTCACATTACCAGAACCGATCATTGCTGAATCAGGTGCACGGATCATGAGTTTGACGACGCCAGATAAAAAGATGTCAAAATCTGATCAAAATCCGAAAGGCTTCATCTCGATGCTTGACGCACCAGATGTCATTCGTAAAAAAGTGAAATCAGCTGTCACAGACTCAGAAGGCATCGTAAAATTCGATCGTGAAAACAAACCAGGTGTGTCGAATTTACTTGAGATCTATTCCCTACTCGCTGGTATCTCGATTCCAGCTCTTGAAGCAAAATACGAGGGCTCGAATTATGGAACATTCAAAGCAGATGTCGCAGAAGCGATCATTGCGGAACTCGAACCGATTCAACAGCGCTATTATGAATTGATTGATTCTGAAGAACTCGATCAAATTCTTGACGCTGGACGTGATCGCGCAGAAGCAGTCGCTGCCAAAAAACTCGCGAAAATCGAAAAGGCAATGGGCTTACAGCGGAAGCGTGCCAAAGTAAAAAAATAA